A window from Clupea harengus chromosome 14, Ch_v2.0.2, whole genome shotgun sequence encodes these proteins:
- the LOC105894936 gene encoding breast cancer metastasis-suppressor 1-like protein-A isoform X3: MPVHAREKKENNHEEMEVDYPEQEGSSTDEEDSETSSVTEDGDSSEMDDEDCERRRVECLDEMTTLEKQFGDLKDQLYKERLNQVDAKLQEVLSGKAPEYLEPLAALQENMQIRIKVAGIYKELCLDSVKNKYECETQAAYQHWESEKLLLLDTVQSELEEKIRRLEEDRHSIDITSELWNDELQSRRSKRRDPFSPDKKRKPVVVSGPYIVYMLQDLDILEDWTAIRKAMVTLGPHRVKADVVPLVKPEKQHHPQQHHTARSEDGRLYYDGEWYGRGQSICIDKKDEYPTSAIITTINHDEVWFKRLDGSKSKLYISQLQKGRYTIKHS, encoded by the exons ATGCCAGTACACgcgagggaaaagaaagagaacaacCATGAAGAGATGGAGGTGGATTATCCGGAGCAGGAGGGTAGCAGTACGGACGAAGAGGACTCGGAGACTTCATCAGTGACAGAGGATGGAGACAGCTCGG AGATGGACGATGAAGACTGCGAGCGCAGAAGAGTGGAATGCCTTGATGAGATGACCACTCTCGAGAAGCAGTTCGGTGACCTCAAAGACCA GTTATACAAGGAACGGTTGAATCAAGTGGATGCTAAACTACAGGAGGTCTTGTCGGGCAAAGCTCCTGAATACCTTGAGCCACTCGCTGCTTTGCAAGAGAACATGCAGATCAGAATAAAAGTTGCAG GGATATACAAGGAGCTGTGTTTGGACTCTGTGAAGAATAAGTATGAGTGTGAAACGCAAGCTGCCTACCAGCACTGGGAg AGCGAGAAGCTCCTGCTGTTGGACACGGTGCAGagtgagctggaggagaagatcCGCCGTCtggaggaagacagacacagcATCGACATCACCTCAG AGCTGTGGAATGATGAGCTCCAGTCCAGGAGGAGTAAGAGGAGAGACCCTTTCAGCCCAGACAAGAAGAGGAAGCCTGTGGTCGTCTCTG GGCCATATATTGTGTACATGCTACAAGATTTAGACATTCTGGAGGACTGGACAGCAATCAGAAAG GCTATGGTTACACTTGGACCACACAGAGTCAAGGCAGATG TAGTTCCACTGGTCAAGCCTGAGAAGCAGCATCATCCGCAGCAGCACCACACAGCGAGGTCAGAGGACGGGCGTTTGTATTACGACGGGGAGTGGTACGGCCGAGGCCAGAGCATATGCATCGATAAGAAGGACGAGTATCCCACAag TGCCATAATCACCACGATTAACCACGACGAGGTATGGTTCAAGCGTCTGGATGGCAGCAAGTCCAAGCTGTACATTTCCCAGTTACAGAAAGGCCGATACACCATCAAACACTCATAG
- the LOC105894936 gene encoding breast cancer metastasis-suppressor 1-like protein-A isoform X1: MAVILKCMLLSLATLCFMIGPLPFSLRKQQLLATMPVHAREKKENNHEEMEVDYPEQEGSSTDEEDSETSSVTEDGDSSEMDDEDCERRRVECLDEMTTLEKQFGDLKDQLYKERLNQVDAKLQEVLSGKAPEYLEPLAALQENMQIRIKVAGIYKELCLDSVKNKYECETQAAYQHWESEKLLLLDTVQSELEEKIRRLEEDRHSIDITSELWNDELQSRRSKRRDPFSPDKKRKPVVVSGPYIVYMLQDLDILEDWTAIRKAMVTLGPHRVKADVVPLVKPEKQHHPQQHHTARSEDGRLYYDGEWYGRGQSICIDKKDEYPTSAIITTINHDEVWFKRLDGSKSKLYISQLQKGRYTIKHS, from the exons ATGGCGGTCATATTGAAATGTATGTTATTGTCGCTGGCTACACTCTGTTTTATGATTGGACCACTGCCTTTTTCACTACGAAAACAACAACTACTAG CTACAATGCCAGTACACgcgagggaaaagaaagagaacaacCATGAAGAGATGGAGGTGGATTATCCGGAGCAGGAGGGTAGCAGTACGGACGAAGAGGACTCGGAGACTTCATCAGTGACAGAGGATGGAGACAGCTCGG AGATGGACGATGAAGACTGCGAGCGCAGAAGAGTGGAATGCCTTGATGAGATGACCACTCTCGAGAAGCAGTTCGGTGACCTCAAAGACCA GTTATACAAGGAACGGTTGAATCAAGTGGATGCTAAACTACAGGAGGTCTTGTCGGGCAAAGCTCCTGAATACCTTGAGCCACTCGCTGCTTTGCAAGAGAACATGCAGATCAGAATAAAAGTTGCAG GGATATACAAGGAGCTGTGTTTGGACTCTGTGAAGAATAAGTATGAGTGTGAAACGCAAGCTGCCTACCAGCACTGGGAg AGCGAGAAGCTCCTGCTGTTGGACACGGTGCAGagtgagctggaggagaagatcCGCCGTCtggaggaagacagacacagcATCGACATCACCTCAG AGCTGTGGAATGATGAGCTCCAGTCCAGGAGGAGTAAGAGGAGAGACCCTTTCAGCCCAGACAAGAAGAGGAAGCCTGTGGTCGTCTCTG GGCCATATATTGTGTACATGCTACAAGATTTAGACATTCTGGAGGACTGGACAGCAATCAGAAAG GCTATGGTTACACTTGGACCACACAGAGTCAAGGCAGATG TAGTTCCACTGGTCAAGCCTGAGAAGCAGCATCATCCGCAGCAGCACCACACAGCGAGGTCAGAGGACGGGCGTTTGTATTACGACGGGGAGTGGTACGGCCGAGGCCAGAGCATATGCATCGATAAGAAGGACGAGTATCCCACAag TGCCATAATCACCACGATTAACCACGACGAGGTATGGTTCAAGCGTCTGGATGGCAGCAAGTCCAAGCTGTACATTTCCCAGTTACAGAAAGGCCGATACACCATCAAACACTCATAG
- the LOC105894936 gene encoding breast cancer metastasis-suppressor 1-like protein-A isoform X2, protein MAVILKCMLLSLATLCFMIGPLPFSLRKQQLLATMPVHAREKKENNHEEMEVDYPEQEGSSTDEEDSETSSVTEDGDSSEMDDEDCERRRVECLDEMTTLEKQFGDLKDQLYKERLNQVDAKLQEVLSGKAPEYLEPLAALQENMQIRIKVAGIYKELCLDSVKNKYECETQAAYQHWESEKLLLLDTVQSELEEKIRRLEEDRHSIDITSELWNDELQSRRSKRRDPFSPDKKRKPVVVSGPYIVYMLQDLDILEDWTAIRKAMVTLGPHRVKADVPLVKPEKQHHPQQHHTARSEDGRLYYDGEWYGRGQSICIDKKDEYPTSAIITTINHDEVWFKRLDGSKSKLYISQLQKGRYTIKHS, encoded by the exons ATGGCGGTCATATTGAAATGTATGTTATTGTCGCTGGCTACACTCTGTTTTATGATTGGACCACTGCCTTTTTCACTACGAAAACAACAACTACTAG CTACAATGCCAGTACACgcgagggaaaagaaagagaacaacCATGAAGAGATGGAGGTGGATTATCCGGAGCAGGAGGGTAGCAGTACGGACGAAGAGGACTCGGAGACTTCATCAGTGACAGAGGATGGAGACAGCTCGG AGATGGACGATGAAGACTGCGAGCGCAGAAGAGTGGAATGCCTTGATGAGATGACCACTCTCGAGAAGCAGTTCGGTGACCTCAAAGACCA GTTATACAAGGAACGGTTGAATCAAGTGGATGCTAAACTACAGGAGGTCTTGTCGGGCAAAGCTCCTGAATACCTTGAGCCACTCGCTGCTTTGCAAGAGAACATGCAGATCAGAATAAAAGTTGCAG GGATATACAAGGAGCTGTGTTTGGACTCTGTGAAGAATAAGTATGAGTGTGAAACGCAAGCTGCCTACCAGCACTGGGAg AGCGAGAAGCTCCTGCTGTTGGACACGGTGCAGagtgagctggaggagaagatcCGCCGTCtggaggaagacagacacagcATCGACATCACCTCAG AGCTGTGGAATGATGAGCTCCAGTCCAGGAGGAGTAAGAGGAGAGACCCTTTCAGCCCAGACAAGAAGAGGAAGCCTGTGGTCGTCTCTG GGCCATATATTGTGTACATGCTACAAGATTTAGACATTCTGGAGGACTGGACAGCAATCAGAAAG GCTATGGTTACACTTGGACCACACAGAGTCAAGGCAGATG TTCCACTGGTCAAGCCTGAGAAGCAGCATCATCCGCAGCAGCACCACACAGCGAGGTCAGAGGACGGGCGTTTGTATTACGACGGGGAGTGGTACGGCCGAGGCCAGAGCATATGCATCGATAAGAAGGACGAGTATCCCACAag TGCCATAATCACCACGATTAACCACGACGAGGTATGGTTCAAGCGTCTGGATGGCAGCAAGTCCAAGCTGTACATTTCCCAGTTACAGAAAGGCCGATACACCATCAAACACTCATAG